The following coding sequences lie in one Arachis stenosperma cultivar V10309 chromosome 5, arast.V10309.gnm1.PFL2, whole genome shotgun sequence genomic window:
- the LOC130982991 gene encoding aconitate hydratase 1 codes for MAATANPFQSILKTLQKPGGAGDFGSYFSLPALNDPRIDKLPYSIRILLESAIRNCDEFQVKKHDVEKIIDWENSAPKQVEIPFKPARVLLQDFTGVPAVVDLACMRDAMNKLGGDSNRINPLVPVDLVIDHSVQVDVARSENAVQANMELEFQRNKERFGFLKWGSTAFNNMLVVPPGSGIVHQVNLEYLGRVVFNTNGVLYPDSVVGTDSHTTMIDGLGVAGWGVGGIEAEAAMLGQPMSMVLPGVVGFKLLGKLRSGVTATDLVLTVTQMLRKHGVVGKFVEFYGEGMSELPLADRATIANMSPEYGATMGFFPVDHVTLQYLKLTGRSDETVSMIESYLRANKMFVDYNEPQVERVYSSYLELKLEDVEPCVSGPKRPHDRVPLKEMKVDWHACLNNKVGFKGFAIPIESQNKVAEFTFNGTKAHLRHGDVVIAAITSCTNTSNPYVMLGAALVAKKACDLGLEVKPWIKTSLAPGSGVVTKYLERSGLQKYLNQLGFHIVGYGCTTCIGNSGDINEAVASAITENDIVAAAVLSGNRNFEGRVHPLTRANYLASPPLVVAYALAGTVDIDFETEPIGITKDGERIFFKDIWPSSEEIASVVQSSVLPDMFRETYNAITKGNPMWNNLSVPTGTLYSWDPSSTYIHEPPYFKNMTMSPPGGQGVKNAYCLLNFGDSITTDHISPAGSIHKDSPAAKYLMERGVDRRDFNSYGSRRGNDEVMARGTFANIRIVNKLLNGEVGPKTIHIPSGEKLSVFDAAMKYKSEGHDMIILAGAEYGSGSSRDWAAKGPMLLGVKAVISKSFERIHRSNLVGMGIIPLCFKSGEDADSLGLTGRERYTIDLPNISEIRPGQDVTVVTDDGKKFATTLRFDTEVELAYFSHGGILQYVIRNLINAKH; via the exons ATGG CGGCGACTGCAAACCCCTTCCAGAGCATTCTGAAGACGCTTCAGAAGCCTGGTGGTGCTGGTGACTTCGGAAGCTACTTTAGCTTGCCAGCTCTTAATGATCCAAGAATTG ATAAACTTCCTTACTCTATCAGGATACTTTTGGAATCTGCGATTCGTAACTGTGATGAGTTTCAAGTTAAGAAGCATGACGTTGAAAAAATTATTGATTGGGAGAATTCTGCTCCCAAACAGGTGGAAATTCCATTCAAGCCGGCTAGAGTGCTGCTGCAG GATTTTACTGGTGTGCCTGCTgttgttgatcttgcttgcaTGCGAGACGCAATGAACAAGCTTGGTGGCGATTCTAATAGAATTAATCCCTTG GTACCAGTAGATCTTGTCATTGATCACTCAGTTCAGGTTGATGTTGCAAGATCAGAAAATGCTGTTCAGGCAAATATGGAACTTGAATTTCAGAGGAACAAGGAAAGATTTGGTTTCCTCAAGTGGGGTTCCACTGCATTCAATAACATGCTTGTTGTTCCTCCTGGATCAGGAATAGTTCACCAG GTCAATTTAGAATACCTCGGTAGAGTGGTGTTCAACACGAATGGTGTGCTCTATCCAGACAGTGTTGTGGGAACTGATTCGCACACAACTATGATTGATGGCTTGGGTGTTGCTGGGTGGGGAGTTGGTGGAATTGAAGCAGAAGCTGCTATGCTCGGCCAG CCCATGAGCATGGTCCTACCAGGTGTTGTTGGATTTAAATTATTAGGAAAACTACGAAGTGGCGTGACGGCTACTGATTTGGTGTTGACTGTTACTCAAATGCTAAGGAAACACGGGGTTGTTGGCAAGTTTGTGGAGTTCTATG GGGAGGGCATGAGTGAGCTACCTTTGGCAGATCGTGCCACCATAGCAAACATGTCTCCTGAATATGGTGCAACCATGGGCTTCTTTCCTGTTGATCATGTCACTTTGCAATATCTGAAGTTGACAGGAAGAAGTGATGAAACT GTTTCCATGATAGAATCCTATTTACGAGCCAATAAGATGTTTGTGGACTACAATGAG CCTCAAGTGGAGAGAGTGTACTCATCATATTTGGAGCTCAAACTTGAGGATGTAGAACCTTGTGTCTCAGGTCCAAAGAG GCCTCACGATCGTGTCCCTTTGAAAGAAATGAAGGTAGATTGGCATGCCTGCCTCAACAATAAAGTTGGGTTTAAG GGTTTTGCCATACCAATAGAATCTCAAAATAAGGTTGCAGAGTTCACATTCAATGGGACAAAAGCACATCTTAGGCATGGGGATGTTGTTATAGCTGCTATCACCAGCTGTACAAATACCTCAAACCCTTATGTCATGCTTGGAGCTGCACTGGTTGCAAAGAAAGCATGTGACTTGGGATTGGAG GTGAAGCCATGGATTAAAACAAGTCTTGCTCCAGGTTCCGGTGTTGTAACTAAATATTTAGAGAGGAG TGGCTTGCAGAAGTATTTGAACCAGCTAGGTTTTCATATAGTTGGGTATGGATGCACCACATGCATTGGTAATTCAGGGGATATTAATGAAGCTGTGGCTTCTGCAATTACTGAAAATG ATATTGTAGCTGCAGCTGTCTTGTCTGGAAATAGGAACTTTGAGGGCCGAGTTCATCCATTAACAAGGGCTAATTATCTAGCTTCGCCTCCTCTTGTTGTTGCCTATGCACTTGCTGGCACA GTTGACATTGACTTTGAAACTGAACCTATTGGAATAACCAAGGATGGAGAGAGGATATTCTTCAAGGATATTTGGCCATCAAGTGAAGAAATTGCAAGT GTTGTACAATCAAGTGTGCTGCCAGATATGTTTAGGGAAACATATAATGCGATCACCAAGGGCAATCCCATGTGGAATAATCTCTCTGTTCCCACTGGCACTCTTTATTCCTGGGACCCTTCATCAACATATATTCATGAGCCACCTTATTTTAAGAACATGACCATGTCTCCACCCGGTGGACAGGGAGTGAAGAATGCTTACTGTTTGCTCAATTTTGGGGATAGTATTACGACTGACCACATCTCTCCAGCTGGTAGCATACATAAAGATAGTCCTGCTGCCAAATACCTTATGGAGCGTGGGGTTGACAGACGAGACTTCAACTCCTACGGAAGTCGCCGTGGTAACGATGAGGTGATGGCACGAGGAACTTTTGCCAATATTCGCATCGTCAACAAACTCTTGAATGGAGAAGTTGGACCGAAAACAATCCATATTCCTTCTGGGGAGAAGTTATCAGTCTTTGATGCTGCAATG AAATACAAGAGCGAGGGGCATGATATGATTATCTTAGCTGGTGCAGAGTATGGAAGTGGAAGTTCCCGTGATTGGGCTGCAAAGGGGCCGATGCTACTG GGTGTGAAAGCTGTCATATCAAAAAGCTTTGAAAGGATTCACCGAAGTAATTTGGTGGGAATGGGTATTATCCCTCTATGTTTCAAGTCCGGGGAGGATGCTGATAGTCTTGGATTGACTGGTCGTGAGCGGTACACCATTGATCTTCCGAACATAAGTGAAATCCGACCTGGTCAAGATGTCACAGTGGTGACAGATGATGGGAAGAAGTTTGCAACTACTCTAAGATTCGATACAGAG GTTGAACTTGCTTACTTCAGCCATGGAGGCATCTTGCAATATGTGATCAGAAACTTGATCAATGCTAAACATTAA